A section of the Candidatus Manganitrophus noduliformans genome encodes:
- the fliW gene encoding flagellar assembly protein FliW, with product MIIEVNSAKLGPLKVESDRFITFPDGIPGFSNVKRYFLVENDKGHPFCWLQAVEDPELAFIVTDPMLFNPRYQPPISLEDFKHLEIDGGESLALLVIVNVPQEDPLKMTANFMAPLVINAKIRLGKQVILNDTQYSHREPLLIPAASGRP from the coding sequence ATGATCATCGAAGTCAACAGCGCGAAACTGGGACCTCTGAAGGTGGAATCGGATCGGTTTATCACCTTTCCGGACGGCATTCCGGGATTTTCGAATGTGAAACGATATTTCCTCGTAGAAAACGACAAGGGGCACCCCTTTTGTTGGCTTCAAGCGGTGGAGGATCCGGAGCTTGCTTTTATCGTGACCGATCCGATGCTCTTCAATCCGCGCTACCAACCGCCGATTTCCTTGGAAGATTTCAAGCATCTTGAAATTGACGGGGGAGAGTCGCTCGCCTTGCTGGTCATTGTGAATGTTCCTCAAGAAGACCCCCTTAAAATGACCGCCAATTTTATGGCGCCGCTGGTCATCAACGCCAAAATTCGTTTGGGAAAACAAGTCATTCTGAATGACACGCAATATAGCCACAGGGAGCCTTTATTGATACCGGCCGCCTCCGGCCGACCCTAA
- a CDS encoding flagellar protein FliT codes for MFRVLTQQMLESVKNDEWDRIAEIGERREKRLKELMALDDTFMTDLSERARWSDLIRQCLEMNGEMQSLIEEKMGALQKNYNDGKKMFQAYHPHSGG; via the coding sequence ATGTTCAGAGTATTAACGCAGCAGATGTTGGAAAGCGTTAAAAACGATGAGTGGGACCGCATTGCTGAAATCGGGGAGCGCCGCGAAAAGCGCCTGAAAGAGTTGATGGCGCTCGACGATACCTTTATGACCGACCTTTCCGAGCGGGCGCGCTGGTCCGATCTGATTCGTCAATGCCTCGAAATGAATGGAGAGATGCAATCGTTGATCGAGGAGAAGATGGGAGCGCTGCAAAAGAATTACAATGATGGAAAGAAAATGTTTCAAGCCTATCACCCACATTCCGGAGGATAA
- the fliD gene encoding flagellar filament capping protein FliD, with amino-acid sequence MATNPISGLLTNITGIDTTTIISQLMIVERQPLQSLTNRKADFESKITAYGNLSSTLSKLKTSLSSLKSASIEGMTASSSDSAVFTATADTSASEGTYNIRVSNLATKQSVYSETFLSDGSEVADLSSVATQKLRIQVGSTTAVEVTVDATNNTLNGVRDAINDAEAGVTASVVNDGTGYRLILSSNTTGASNRIVIQADEDNDGVYSEAGAESDTTGLSKLALNATYDAAGAVTGGITNMTQSQAAVDASLLVDGLTITRSANTITDIFTGVTLNLLNDSDGNTLTLTVSKDTQKIKDNVNTFVGAYNAVMGLARSLSKSTPGKSVLLAGDSTANGIINRLNSAITSLYAGKSPASLGLSHDSQGALSLDAEILDAAIEADRQGVIDTFDGMAEALEETVTDFINVQIPARNDGLSLSSKGVQRNIDNLTFRLQTIEATYRRQFSALEQTISQLQASGNFLSQRLAAITNGSDSSGG; translated from the coding sequence ATGGCGACAAACCCGATTTCCGGACTGTTGACCAACATTACCGGCATCGATACTACGACCATTATCAGTCAGTTGATGATTGTCGAAAGACAGCCGCTTCAGTCGCTGACCAACAGAAAGGCCGATTTTGAATCGAAGATCACCGCCTATGGAAATCTTTCGAGCACCCTTTCCAAATTGAAGACCTCCCTTTCTTCCCTCAAATCGGCATCGATCGAGGGGATGACCGCCTCTTCCTCGGATTCCGCCGTTTTCACCGCCACTGCCGACACCTCCGCTTCGGAGGGGACGTATAATATCAGGGTAAGCAATCTCGCCACGAAACAAAGCGTTTATTCAGAGACGTTTCTTTCGGACGGATCTGAAGTCGCCGATCTTTCCTCGGTTGCGACGCAGAAGCTAAGAATACAGGTCGGTTCTACTACCGCCGTCGAGGTGACGGTCGATGCGACGAATAATACGCTGAACGGCGTACGGGACGCGATTAACGACGCAGAGGCGGGGGTGACGGCCTCCGTCGTGAACGATGGAACAGGATACAGACTTATCCTCTCCTCGAACACAACCGGGGCGTCCAACCGGATTGTCATTCAAGCGGATGAAGACAATGACGGGGTTTATTCGGAGGCAGGGGCCGAGTCGGATACGACGGGACTTTCCAAACTTGCCCTGAACGCAACGTATGATGCGGCCGGGGCGGTGACCGGCGGTATCACCAACATGACGCAATCCCAAGCGGCGGTCGACGCCTCTTTGCTGGTAGATGGGTTGACCATTACCCGGAGCGCCAACACCATCACCGACATTTTCACCGGGGTCACCCTGAATTTATTGAACGACTCGGACGGGAACACATTGACCCTCACCGTTTCGAAGGATACGCAAAAGATAAAGGATAATGTCAACACATTCGTCGGGGCTTATAACGCGGTCATGGGGCTTGCCAGAAGTCTCTCTAAGTCCACGCCGGGGAAATCGGTTCTTCTGGCGGGAGACAGCACCGCGAATGGAATTATCAATCGATTGAATTCAGCGATCACCTCCCTCTATGCCGGAAAGAGCCCGGCGAGCCTTGGCTTGAGCCATGATTCGCAAGGGGCGCTTTCTTTGGACGCAGAAATTTTGGATGCCGCAATCGAAGCCGACCGACAGGGGGTGATCGATACTTTTGACGGCATGGCGGAGGCGCTTGAAGAGACGGTGACCGATTTTATCAATGTCCAGATTCCCGCGCGCAATGACGGGTTGAGCCTTTCGAGCAAGGGAGTCCAGAGAAACATCGACAACCTGACCTTCCGGCTTCAAACGATCGAGGCGACCTACAGAAGGCAGTTTTCCGCCTTGGAGCAGACCATTTCTCAACTTCAGGCGAGCGGCAACTTTTTATCGCAGCGGCTCGCGGCGATCACAAACGGAAGCGACTCATCCGGCGGATAA
- the hisF gene encoding imidazole glycerol phosphate synthase subunit HisF: MLKRRLIPKLQMKTSAHGGSDRKVLVTTIQFKEVLEIGDPVSQAKIYEAQAADELIFLDLDASSDHRKPILEVIRRAAEEIFMPFTVGGGVRSIDDFRDLLSSGADKVSINTAAVETPDLINDAAEVFGAQCVVLSIDCRSEKEGGFRVWINGGRIKTELDPVAWAIEGEKRGAGEILLTSIDRDGMRCGLDLELTRRVAEAVSIPVIASGGCGAASHFVEGLQTGRADAVAAGTYFCFKDENPMQTRSQIRNAGIPIRMHR, from the coding sequence ATGCTGAAGCGCCGATTGATCCCGAAGCTTCAGATGAAGACGAGCGCTCATGGCGGATCGGATCGAAAAGTCCTGGTCACCACCATTCAATTTAAGGAAGTCCTGGAGATCGGCGATCCGGTTTCTCAGGCGAAGATCTACGAAGCGCAGGCGGCGGATGAGCTGATTTTTCTCGATCTGGATGCTTCGTCGGATCATCGCAAGCCGATCTTGGAGGTGATCCGCAGAGCGGCCGAGGAGATCTTCATGCCGTTTACAGTCGGAGGTGGGGTGAGGTCGATTGATGATTTTCGAGATCTCCTCTCGAGCGGGGCCGATAAGGTCAGCATCAACACCGCGGCTGTTGAAACCCCGGACCTTATCAACGATGCGGCGGAGGTCTTCGGCGCGCAGTGTGTGGTGTTGAGCATCGACTGTCGAAGCGAAAAAGAGGGGGGCTTCCGGGTGTGGATCAACGGAGGAAGAATCAAAACAGAGCTCGACCCGGTCGCGTGGGCGATCGAGGGGGAAAAACGAGGCGCGGGCGAGATTCTGCTGACGTCGATCGACCGCGACGGGATGCGCTGCGGACTCGATCTGGAGCTGACCCGGCGGGTGGCGGAAGCGGTCTCGATTCCGGTGATCGCGTCGGGCGGGTGCGGCGCGGCCTCTCATTTCGTGGAGGGGCTCCAAACCGGACGGGCCGATGCCGTCGCCGCCGGCACGTACTTTTGTTTTAAAGATGAAAACCCGATGCAGACCCGGTCCCAAATCCGGAATGCCGGAATTCCGATTCGAATGCATCGATAG
- a CDS encoding flagellin — translation MALTVNTNMFSVIAQGNLAKTESPLMSSMQRLSSGLRINSSRDDAAGLAIATRMTRSINGLTVAARNANDGVSFAQTAEGSMGEMLNNLQRIYELANQAASYNTSVDRSSMNQEVTQLVSELNRVVSQTRFNGETFLNQAFSGAFQVGIEVNETISISTTNVSPDTLGVQSSRTDFTDIAANRTAIASAVAGSTLRANGISGSATLAGVDLGNAITQSDAKNNSLAIINRVNQYTGSTNVTAFSFGNAFVGTAATGNASAGDVNSGYITINGISIGSTSLGALSSGSVVAAALASAINAKTSSTGVYAIVLGSFDVGSANTASIALVNTTGAAITVAIATVNAGAGSAAVAYFGATGGSVSAGQNGQIIVSTPLGTTSASTNAASDTLGLGFGSAAASISISGSASVNSVTVNTVGSANLAILAAKQGLDSLNAERAKLGAVMNRLQSTIANIRNTNENTTAARSRIMDTDFAMETANLTKALITQQAGISILAQANTLPQQVLALLQG, via the coding sequence ATGGCTTTAACAGTTAATACCAACATGTTTTCAGTCATCGCGCAGGGGAATCTGGCAAAAACGGAAAGCCCGTTGATGTCGTCGATGCAGCGCCTTTCTTCGGGTCTTCGAATCAACTCTTCGAGGGATGACGCAGCCGGTTTGGCCATCGCCACCCGGATGACACGGTCGATCAACGGTCTCACCGTTGCCGCGAGAAACGCCAATGACGGTGTTTCTTTCGCTCAGACGGCGGAAGGCTCCATGGGGGAGATGCTCAACAACCTTCAGAGGATTTATGAACTGGCCAACCAGGCGGCGAGCTACAATACGTCGGTCGACCGGAGTTCAATGAACCAGGAGGTCACTCAGCTGGTTTCCGAATTGAACAGGGTGGTCAGCCAGACCCGGTTCAATGGAGAAACCTTCCTGAACCAGGCGTTCAGCGGCGCCTTCCAGGTGGGGATCGAGGTCAATGAAACGATCTCGATTTCGACCACCAACGTGTCGCCGGATACCTTGGGGGTCCAGTCTTCGAGGACCGATTTTACCGACATCGCCGCCAACCGAACGGCGATCGCGAGTGCGGTCGCAGGATCTACGCTCCGGGCGAACGGTATCTCAGGGTCCGCCACATTGGCCGGGGTCGATTTAGGAAACGCCATCACCCAAAGCGATGCGAAGAACAACAGTCTCGCCATCATCAACCGGGTTAACCAATATACCGGGTCGACCAATGTGACCGCATTCTCCTTCGGGAACGCCTTTGTCGGAACCGCAGCGACCGGTAACGCGAGCGCAGGCGATGTCAACAGCGGTTATATCACGATCAATGGTATCTCGATCGGCTCCACCTCATTGGGGGCGCTTTCGAGCGGCTCCGTGGTGGCGGCCGCCCTCGCTTCGGCAATCAACGCCAAAACCTCTTCCACGGGGGTTTATGCCATTGTGCTCGGGAGCTTCGATGTCGGTTCGGCGAATACCGCCAGCATCGCGCTGGTCAATACGACCGGCGCGGCGATTACCGTGGCCATTGCGACGGTGAACGCCGGAGCGGGAAGCGCGGCGGTTGCTTACTTCGGGGCGACCGGAGGGAGTGTCTCCGCGGGGCAAAATGGACAGATCATCGTCAGCACCCCCTTGGGGACGACCAGCGCGTCGACCAACGCCGCTTCGGATACCCTCGGGCTTGGTTTCGGCTCTGCGGCCGCGTCGATTTCGATCAGCGGCAGCGCGTCGGTCAACTCGGTGACGGTCAACACCGTCGGGAGCGCCAACCTGGCGATCTTGGCGGCGAAGCAGGGGTTGGACAGCCTCAACGCCGAAAGAGCCAAACTCGGCGCGGTCATGAACCGGCTTCAATCGACCATCGCCAATATCCGAAACACGAACGAAAATACCACCGCGGCGAGATCGCGAATCATGGACACCGATTTTGCGATGGAAACCGCGAATTTAACAAAAGCGTTGATCACCCAGCAAGCGGGTATCTCGATCCTCGCGCAAGCGAACACCCTGCCTCAGCAGGTGTTGGCGTTATTGCAAGGATGA
- a CDS encoding flagellar protein FlaG → MEIKNIDASLPSIVSENGRTEKREKAAQTEQAAQVGAERQETQSAPAAANFETVSFKAFFAVDENKNVVIRIMDDEGNVVKQIPPVEYLKMAETLSESRKTLFHLEA, encoded by the coding sequence ATGGAGATAAAAAACATAGACGCGAGTCTTCCCTCCATTGTTTCCGAGAACGGCCGAACCGAAAAGAGGGAGAAGGCCGCCCAGACAGAACAAGCAGCGCAGGTCGGCGCAGAGCGTCAAGAAACGCAGAGCGCTCCTGCGGCCGCAAATTTTGAAACCGTCTCTTTTAAGGCATTTTTTGCGGTGGATGAGAACAAAAACGTGGTGATCAGAATAATGGACGATGAAGGAAATGTGGTCAAACAAATCCCGCCGGTGGAATATCTGAAAATGGCGGAGACACTTTCGGAAAGCAGAAAAACCCTATTCCATCTCGAGGCATAA
- the pseH gene encoding UDP-4-amino-4,6-dideoxy-N-acetyl-beta-L-altrosamine N-acetyltransferase — MDKRSKVVHLGRNFDLGGFRLINFVRLGAASERVRQWRNHEGVRKWMYSDHVISKKEHLRFIEGLAKDRKNYFWMVADLEGEVGVISLNKVDFKNKNAYLGIYTNPDGRRGDAGKILIHLLKQLCFEIANLHSLRLEVIDGNERAVRFYRKVGFRKEGRLKEFVLKEGRWRDVIVMAMIHSKGSKR, encoded by the coding sequence ATGGATAAGCGCTCCAAAGTGGTTCACTTGGGACGAAACTTCGATTTAGGCGGTTTTAGATTAATCAATTTTGTCCGACTGGGCGCCGCGAGTGAGCGGGTTCGGCAATGGCGAAATCATGAAGGGGTCCGGAAGTGGATGTACTCCGACCATGTGATCTCCAAGAAAGAGCATCTTCGATTTATCGAAGGACTGGCAAAGGATCGCAAAAACTATTTTTGGATGGTCGCGGATCTGGAGGGGGAAGTCGGCGTGATCTCCCTGAATAAGGTCGACTTTAAAAATAAGAATGCTTACCTGGGAATCTACACGAATCCCGACGGCCGAAGAGGGGATGCCGGGAAAATCCTGATTCATTTGTTGAAGCAGCTCTGTTTCGAGATCGCGAATCTTCATTCCCTCCGATTGGAAGTGATCGATGGGAACGAACGGGCCGTCCGGTTTTATCGGAAGGTCGGATTTCGGAAAGAAGGACGATTGAAAGAATTTGTCCTGAAAGAGGGCCGATGGAGAGATGTGATCGTGATGGCGATGATCCATTCGAAAGGGTCGAAGCGATGA
- a CDS encoding GNAT family N-acetyltransferase: MPEAGGRKKGEALTYFLEGKRIYLREVRPSDVNERYYRWMNDPEITRFLESRFAPNAIENLRDYVAGKLGDRDNLFLAIVLKEEDRHIGNIKLGPIQWIHRLADIGLLIGEKDCWGKGYATEAIQLVSDYAFNVLNLHKVAAGCYGPNEGSARAFQKAGFVVEGVRKEQFYSNGSYVDDILLGLIRPDWNQGKRATG; encoded by the coding sequence GTGCCAGAGGCCGGGGGCCGGAAAAAAGGTGAAGCATTGACCTACTTTTTGGAAGGAAAACGGATTTACCTCCGCGAGGTGCGGCCTTCGGACGTCAATGAACGTTATTATCGTTGGATGAACGATCCGGAGATCACCCGATTCCTGGAGAGCCGGTTTGCGCCGAACGCGATCGAAAATCTCCGTGACTATGTCGCCGGAAAACTGGGGGATCGCGACAATCTCTTTTTGGCGATTGTCCTAAAAGAAGAGGATCGCCACATCGGCAATATCAAGTTGGGCCCGATCCAGTGGATTCACCGTCTGGCCGACATCGGCCTCTTGATCGGCGAGAAAGATTGCTGGGGGAAGGGGTATGCTACTGAAGCGATTCAGCTGGTTTCCGATTATGCTTTCAACGTTTTGAATCTCCATAAGGTGGCCGCCGGATGTTACGGCCCGAATGAAGGCTCCGCCCGGGCCTTTCAAAAGGCCGGTTTCGTGGTGGAAGGGGTTCGAAAGGAGCAGTTTTATTCAAACGGATCTTATGTCGATGATATTCTCTTGGGCCTCATTCGGCCCGACTGGAATCAAGGAAAGCGAGCGACGGGATGA
- the hisH gene encoding imidazole glycerol phosphate synthase subunit HisH: MIGLVDYGMGNLLSVRHALEMVGAEVTLCRNGEDLRQVERIVLPGVGAFRDCMMNLKKRGLIEALEEAVLRLGKPILGICLGMQAMARRSFEGGEHPGLGWLEADVVRLHPDPPALRVPQIGWNEIRYRTGSPFFKTLPPSPDFYFVHSYFVKCDDQAIIEATCDYGGPVTAAVRKGNIFATQFHPEKSQDYGLKVLEHFLSWKP; the protein is encoded by the coding sequence ATGATCGGCCTCGTCGATTACGGAATGGGAAATCTCCTCTCGGTCCGTCATGCATTGGAGATGGTCGGGGCCGAAGTGACCCTTTGCCGGAATGGAGAAGATCTGAGACAGGTTGAACGGATTGTTCTCCCCGGCGTCGGCGCGTTCCGGGATTGCATGATGAATCTCAAGAAGCGGGGCCTGATCGAAGCTTTGGAAGAAGCGGTGCTTCGTTTGGGCAAGCCGATCCTGGGGATCTGTCTCGGAATGCAGGCGATGGCCCGGCGAAGCTTCGAGGGAGGGGAGCATCCCGGGCTCGGTTGGCTGGAGGCCGATGTGGTTCGACTTCATCCCGATCCGCCGGCCCTTCGCGTCCCGCAGATCGGCTGGAATGAGATCCGTTACCGGACGGGGAGTCCGTTTTTCAAAACGCTTCCTCCGTCGCCCGATTTCTACTTCGTCCACTCTTATTTCGTAAAATGCGACGATCAGGCGATCATCGAGGCCACCTGTGATTATGGCGGGCCGGTGACCGCCGCGGTCCGGAAGGGGAACATCTTCGCGACACAGTTTCATCCGGAGAAGAGCCAGGATTACGGCCTGAAGGTCCTGGAGCATTTTCTCAGTTGGAAGCCGTGA
- the pseI gene encoding pseudaminic acid synthase — MTSWTIGPKQVGEGAPVFIIAELSANHLQKFDLAVETIRAIREAGADAVKLQTYTPDTLTLDSDNDCFRIKQGTQWDGKTLYQLYREAYTPWEWQPELMRLAGELGLICFSSPFDKTAVDFLEEMKVPAYKIASFEITDIPLIAYVAAKGKPVILSTGIATLSEIEEAVNACRSVGNDRIALLKCVSAYPAPIGESNLKTIPDLQERFKVVAGLSDHTKGISVPTAAVALGAKIIEKHFILDRKLGGPDAAFSLEPAEFKAMAQGVREADAALGSVRYELSEKLQKSREFARSLFVVKEIKAGELFTEENVRSIRPGFGLAPKYLGKVLGKKSKVHIHRGTPLTWALVEGKSDDD; from the coding sequence ATGACCTCCTGGACGATCGGGCCGAAGCAGGTTGGAGAAGGGGCGCCCGTTTTCATCATCGCGGAGCTTTCGGCGAATCATCTGCAGAAGTTCGATCTGGCGGTGGAGACGATCAGGGCGATCCGGGAAGCCGGCGCCGACGCCGTCAAACTCCAGACCTATACCCCGGACACCCTCACCCTCGATTCGGACAACGACTGTTTTCGAATCAAGCAAGGAACGCAATGGGACGGCAAGACCCTTTATCAGCTTTATCGGGAGGCGTATACCCCCTGGGAGTGGCAGCCGGAGCTGATGCGCCTCGCCGGGGAACTGGGGCTGATCTGCTTTTCCTCCCCCTTTGATAAAACCGCGGTCGACTTTCTGGAGGAGATGAAGGTTCCGGCCTATAAAATCGCATCGTTTGAAATTACTGACATCCCATTGATTGCATATGTTGCCGCAAAGGGAAAGCCGGTGATTCTCTCCACCGGCATCGCGACCCTCTCCGAAATAGAGGAGGCGGTGAATGCCTGCCGAAGCGTGGGGAACGATCGGATCGCATTGTTAAAATGCGTCTCCGCTTATCCCGCGCCGATCGGAGAATCGAATCTCAAAACCATTCCCGATTTGCAGGAGCGATTTAAAGTGGTGGCCGGGTTATCCGATCATACGAAGGGAATCTCCGTCCCGACCGCCGCCGTCGCGCTGGGGGCGAAGATCATCGAGAAGCATTTTATTTTGGATCGAAAGCTCGGAGGGCCGGATGCGGCGTTTTCTCTCGAACCGGCCGAATTCAAGGCGATGGCGCAGGGGGTGCGGGAGGCCGATGCGGCGCTCGGTTCGGTACGGTATGAATTGTCGGAGAAGCTTCAAAAGAGCAGGGAATTTGCGCGCTCCCTCTTTGTCGTGAAGGAGATCAAGGCCGGGGAGTTGTTTACCGAAGAAAACGTCCGATCGATTCGTCCGGGATTCGGCCTTGCTCCGAAATATCTTGGAAAGGTTCTCGGGAAAAAATCGAAGGTCCACATTCACAGAGGAACGCCGCTGACCTGGGCGCTCGTCGAAGGGAAATCAGATGACGACTGA
- a CDS encoding DUF4910 domain-containing protein, producing the protein MSAMFDLLKKIYPLRLAPVSEDTDKAAEILCGVLPFQIHEYASGLEHNGWTVPQKWKAVRAEIKKNGKTIYDGMKHPLGVIGYSTSFTGKVSLDELKKHLFYHPVFPEALVYHCDYYYKPWRRDWGMSIPHQLYKELDRGEYEVILETVAEPGTMKVLDYFLEGETKETILFNAHDCHAGQANDDVSGIVVTVEIMKRLAQRKKRKYSYRAIIAPEHLGTVFYLANLPEKVVKTFRGGMFLEMLGHQNRFALQKSFTGESLIDKAAKVYLTRNFSDIHEADFRKVVGNDETVWEAPGFEIPFISLSRAHPMYPEYHSSLDDERIIFEDKLEEAAQTVLGMLDILETDTTLKRHFKGLVALSNPKYDLYISTADPSIRPTVAEDQKKWNYLMDCLCRYFDEKTTLLDIAIKHEIDYAKLYQYVKKYEEKGLVSFVEKG; encoded by the coding sequence ATGAGCGCGATGTTTGATCTTCTGAAAAAGATCTACCCTCTTCGGTTGGCCCCGGTGTCGGAAGACACCGACAAGGCGGCGGAAATCCTCTGCGGCGTCCTGCCGTTTCAAATCCACGAATACGCTTCGGGCCTGGAGCACAACGGCTGGACCGTTCCGCAAAAATGGAAAGCGGTCCGGGCGGAGATCAAGAAAAACGGAAAGACGATCTACGACGGAATGAAGCATCCATTGGGGGTGATCGGCTACTCCACCTCTTTCACCGGGAAAGTCTCTCTGGATGAGCTGAAAAAGCATCTCTTCTATCACCCGGTCTTTCCGGAGGCGCTGGTTTATCACTGCGATTACTACTACAAGCCGTGGCGGCGGGACTGGGGGATGTCGATTCCGCATCAGCTTTACAAAGAGCTCGATCGGGGGGAGTACGAGGTGATTTTGGAGACCGTCGCCGAACCGGGGACGATGAAGGTGTTGGACTATTTTTTGGAAGGGGAGACGAAAGAGACCATCCTCTTCAACGCCCATGATTGCCACGCGGGGCAGGCGAACGACGACGTCTCCGGGATCGTCGTGACGGTGGAGATCATGAAGCGTCTGGCCCAGAGGAAGAAGAGAAAATATAGCTACCGGGCGATCATCGCGCCGGAGCATTTGGGGACCGTTTTTTATCTGGCGAACCTGCCGGAGAAGGTGGTGAAGACGTTTCGAGGAGGGATGTTCCTCGAAATGCTCGGACATCAAAACCGATTCGCCTTGCAGAAATCGTTCACCGGAGAGAGCCTCATCGACAAAGCGGCGAAGGTCTATCTCACGCGCAATTTCTCCGATATCCATGAGGCCGATTTTAGGAAGGTGGTCGGAAACGACGAGACCGTTTGGGAGGCGCCCGGCTTCGAGATTCCCTTCATCTCGCTCTCCCGCGCCCATCCGATGTATCCGGAGTATCACTCCAGCCTCGATGATGAGCGGATCATCTTCGAGGACAAGCTGGAGGAAGCGGCCCAGACCGTCTTGGGGATGCTCGATATCCTCGAGACCGACACGACGTTGAAGCGCCACTTCAAGGGGCTGGTCGCCCTCAGCAACCCGAAATATGATCTCTACATCTCGACGGCCGACCCGAGCATCCGTCCGACGGTGGCCGAAGATCAGAAAAAATGGAATTATCTGATGGACTGTCTCTGCCGGTATTTCGATGAAAAGACGACGCTGCTCGATATCGCGATCAAACACGAAATCGATTACGCCAAGCTCTATCAATACGTAAAGAAGTATGAAGAAAAGGGATTGGTCTCTTTTGTCGAGAAAGGTTAA
- the fliS gene encoding flagellar export chaperone FliS — protein MNLSPNYPMNAYVQASLQTAAPTADPHKLILMLFDGAIEAVHSANEFMLNQNFSEKGRAVSKAIAIIGELASSLNYEAGGEIAASLGLLYAHMTVELLNASIDNNPEDLSHVGQLLTELRSGWAAINLQQTVAAESAPEPHPPQTVTGSYGKV, from the coding sequence ATGAACCTCAGTCCCAATTACCCGATGAATGCCTATGTTCAGGCCAGCCTTCAAACCGCGGCGCCTACCGCCGACCCACACAAGCTGATACTGATGTTATTTGACGGGGCGATCGAAGCGGTTCATTCCGCCAATGAATTTATGCTCAATCAGAATTTTTCGGAAAAAGGCCGGGCGGTTTCCAAGGCGATTGCCATTATCGGGGAACTGGCCAGCAGCTTGAACTATGAAGCGGGCGGGGAAATCGCGGCGAGCCTGGGGCTTTTATATGCGCACATGACCGTTGAGTTGCTCAATGCCAGTATCGACAACAATCCGGAGGATTTAAGCCACGTGGGACAGCTACTGACCGAGTTAAGAAGCGGATGGGCTGCGATCAACCTTCAGCAAACGGTGGCCGCGGAGAGCGCTCCTGAACCTCACCCGCCGCAGACCGTTACAGGCAGTTATGGAAAGGTCTAG
- a CDS encoding PseG/SpsG family protein gives MIKVLILTEGRREIGFGHVTRCTALYQAFEERGIPAELIVEGDESVVGLLHGKQYRILSWRSDRSKLSSLMTGAEIMVVDSYLAEKGVYEAVSKQAKCPVFIDDTQRLDYPEGVVVNGTLYAEEMDYPQGGGRSYLLGSKYILLRREFWEAPQRDTPETIGRILITFGGDDARGMTPKVLSLLVDAFPECSKRVIIGKGFRDVEKIERLKDSRTELIYFPGADGMKRAMLDSDVAVSAGGQTLYELARIGLPAVAMAVAENQVNNVMGWERAGFIDYAGWWENHTALERVLTSLIQLRDQGERARRGHIGKRLVDGGGSGRVRDFVLGL, from the coding sequence ATGATCAAAGTTTTGATTTTAACGGAAGGGCGCCGGGAGATCGGCTTCGGACATGTCACCCGATGCACCGCGTTGTATCAGGCGTTCGAGGAGAGGGGGATTCCGGCCGAGCTGATCGTGGAAGGGGATGAGAGTGTCGTGGGGCTGCTTCACGGGAAACAATACCGAATCCTTTCTTGGCGGAGCGATCGGTCGAAGCTCTCTTCATTGATGACGGGCGCCGAAATTATGGTGGTCGATTCTTATCTCGCCGAGAAGGGGGTCTACGAGGCTGTCTCGAAGCAGGCGAAATGCCCCGTTTTCATCGACGATACTCAGCGGCTCGACTATCCTGAGGGGGTGGTGGTGAACGGAACCCTTTACGCGGAGGAGATGGATTATCCGCAAGGGGGCGGAAGGAGCTATCTGTTGGGGAGCAAATATATTCTCCTTCGCAGGGAATTCTGGGAGGCGCCCCAGAGAGATACCCCAGAGACGATCGGTCGTATTCTGATCACGTTCGGCGGAGATGATGCGCGCGGGATGACGCCGAAGGTATTGAGTTTGCTCGTCGACGCTTTCCCGGAGTGCAGCAAGAGGGTCATCATCGGAAAAGGTTTCCGGGACGTTGAAAAAATTGAGCGGTTGAAGGACAGCCGTACCGAGCTGATTTATTTTCCCGGCGCCGATGGGATGAAGAGAGCCATGCTCGATTCCGACGTGGCCGTCTCCGCCGGCGGGCAAACACTCTATGAGTTGGCGAGGATCGGTTTGCCGGCGGTCGCGATGGCCGTCGCGGAGAATCAGGTGAACAACGTGATGGGATGGGAGCGCGCCGGCTTTATCGATTACGCCGGCTGGTGGGAAAATCACACCGCCCTTGAAAGAGTCCTCACCTCTCTCATTCAGTTGAGAGATCAAGGGGAAAGAGCGCGAAGAGGTCATATCGGGAAAAGACTCGTCGATGGGGGAGGAAGCGGGCGCGTCCGAGATTTCGTATTGGGACTTTAG